One Micromonospora sp. WMMD812 genomic window carries:
- a CDS encoding cold-shock protein: MAQGTVKWFNSEKGYGFIAVDGGQDVFVHFSAIEMDGYKALDDGQRVEFEIAQGQKGPQAERVRVIA; encoded by the coding sequence GTGGCACAGGGCACCGTGAAGTGGTTCAACTCCGAAAAGGGCTACGGCTTCATCGCCGTCGACGGCGGGCAGGACGTGTTCGTCCACTTCTCCGCGATCGAGATGGACGGCTACAAGGCGTTGGACGACGGCCAGCGCGTGGAGTTCGAGATCGCTCAGGGGCAGAAGGGCCCCCAGGCCGAGCGGGTGCGGGTCATCGCCTGA
- a CDS encoding glycerol-3-phosphate dehydrogenase/oxidase, whose amino-acid sequence MSRSAAGRLSPDRRTADLRRLRAERFDVLVIGGGVTGAGAALDAASRGLKVALVEARDFAAGTSSRSSKLIHGGLRYLEQLEFHLVHEALTERGLLATRLAPHLVRPVPFLVPLPAGRGLRGLPARVFRRSYYGTGVAAYDIFAGLFGTGRGMPLHRHLTREGARRIFPSLRADALAGAIRYYDGQVDDARLVVTLARTAASLGATVVSSARAVGLIRQAREVTGVRVRDLEAPAGSPEAEFEVSARTVIAATGVWSDDMSRMLNDVGLRPGLRVRASKGVHLVVPRSAITGETGLILRTATSVLFVIPWGGHWIIGTTDTDWRLDRSHPAASARDIDYLLKQVNTVLDRPLTTADIEGVYAGLRPLLAGEADSTSKLSREHAVIEPMLGLLLVAGGKYTTYRVMATDVVDRAARRLGGVRPSRTADLPLLGADGYAAMWRDRADLARRHGVPVGVVEHLLERYGTLTLDVLALTDADPLLASPLAGAPEYLAAEVTYAARAEGALHLEDVLTRRTRISIETTHRGLESAEHTAELMGAVLGWDAARRAREVEHYRARVEAERQSQLMPDDVAADAARLGAPDVRGYAADRGGDGDPAELPAS is encoded by the coding sequence GTGTCCCGTTCCGCCGCCGGCCGGCTGTCGCCCGATCGCCGCACCGCCGACCTGCGCAGACTCCGAGCCGAACGCTTCGACGTGCTGGTCATCGGCGGCGGGGTGACCGGGGCGGGCGCCGCCCTGGACGCGGCCTCCCGCGGGCTGAAGGTGGCCCTGGTCGAGGCGCGCGACTTCGCCGCCGGCACCTCGAGCCGGTCCAGCAAGCTGATCCACGGCGGGCTGCGTTACCTGGAGCAGTTGGAGTTCCACCTGGTCCACGAGGCGCTCACCGAACGCGGCCTGCTGGCCACCCGGCTGGCGCCGCACCTCGTCCGACCGGTGCCGTTCCTGGTGCCGCTCCCGGCCGGCCGAGGGCTGCGCGGCCTGCCCGCCCGGGTTTTCCGCCGTTCCTACTACGGCACCGGCGTGGCCGCCTACGACATCTTCGCCGGCCTCTTCGGCACCGGCCGGGGCATGCCGCTGCACCGGCACCTGACCCGGGAGGGCGCCCGGCGGATCTTCCCCAGCCTGCGGGCCGACGCGCTGGCCGGGGCGATCCGCTACTACGACGGGCAGGTCGACGACGCCCGGCTGGTGGTGACCCTGGCCCGCACTGCGGCGAGCCTCGGCGCGACCGTGGTGAGCAGCGCCCGGGCCGTCGGGCTGATCCGGCAGGCGCGCGAGGTGACCGGCGTCCGGGTCCGCGACCTCGAGGCGCCGGCCGGCTCGCCGGAGGCCGAGTTCGAGGTGAGCGCCCGTACGGTCATCGCCGCCACCGGCGTGTGGAGCGACGACATGTCCCGGATGCTCAACGACGTCGGCCTGCGCCCGGGGCTGCGGGTCCGGGCCTCGAAGGGTGTGCACCTGGTGGTGCCGCGGTCGGCGATCACCGGCGAGACCGGCCTGATCCTGCGCACCGCGACGTCGGTGCTCTTCGTCATCCCGTGGGGCGGTCACTGGATCATCGGCACCACCGACACCGACTGGCGGTTGGACCGGTCCCACCCGGCCGCCTCGGCCCGTGACATCGACTATTTGCTGAAGCAGGTCAACACCGTGCTGGACCGGCCGCTCACCACGGCCGACATCGAGGGGGTCTACGCCGGGCTGCGTCCCCTGCTGGCCGGCGAGGCCGACTCCACCTCGAAGCTGTCCCGGGAGCACGCGGTCATCGAACCGATGCTCGGGCTGCTGCTCGTCGCCGGCGGCAAGTACACGACGTACCGGGTGATGGCCACCGACGTGGTCGACCGGGCCGCCCGCCGGCTCGGCGGGGTCCGCCCGTCGCGCACCGCCGACCTGCCGCTGCTCGGTGCGGACGGCTACGCCGCGATGTGGCGGGACCGGGCCGACCTGGCCCGTCGGCACGGCGTCCCGGTCGGTGTGGTCGAGCACCTGCTGGAGCGGTACGGCACCCTCACCCTGGACGTGTTGGCGCTGACCGACGCGGATCCGCTCCTCGCGTCCCCGCTGGCCGGAGCGCCGGAGTACCTGGCCGCCGAGGTCACCTACGCGGCCCGGGCCGAGGGCGCGCTGCACCTGGAGGACGTGCTCACCCGGCGGACTCGCATCTCCATCGAGACCACCCATCGGGGGTTGGAGTCGGCGGAGCACACGGCCGAGCTGATGGGCGCGGTGCTCGGTTGGGACGCCGCCCGGCGTGCCCGTGAGGTCGAGCACTACCGGGCCCGGGTCGAGGCCGAGCGGCAGTCGCAGCTGATGCCGGACGACGTCGCGGCGGACGCGGCCCGGTTGGGCGCGCCGGACGTCCGGGGTTACGCCGCCGACCGGGGCGGGGACGGCGACCCGGCCGAGCTGCCCGCCAGCTGA
- the groL gene encoding chaperonin GroEL (60 kDa chaperone family; promotes refolding of misfolded polypeptides especially under stressful conditions; forms two stacked rings of heptamers to form a barrel-shaped 14mer; ends can be capped by GroES; misfolded proteins enter the barrel where they are refolded when GroES binds): MAKMIAFDEEARRGLERGMNQLADAVKVTLGPKGRNVVLEKKWGAPTITNDGVSIAKEIELEDPYEKIGAELVKEVAKKTDDVAGDGTTTATVLAQALVREGLRNVAAGANPMALKRGIEAAVASVSEELLKLAKDVETKEQIASTASISAGDTSVGEIIAEAMDKVGKEGVITVEESNTFGLELELTEGMRFDKGYISAYFMTDPERMEAVFDDPYILIVNSKISSVKDLLPILEKVMQSGKPLLIIAEDLEGEALATLVVNKVRGTFKSVAVKAPGFGDRRKAMLTDIAILTGGQVISEEVGLKLDATGLDMLGRARKVVVTKDETTIVDGAGDAEQIQGRVNQIRAEIDKSDSDYDREKLQERLAKLAGGVAVIKVGAATEVELKERKHRIEDAVRNAKAAVEEGIVPGGGVALVQAGKTAFDKLDLTGDEATGAQIVKIALDAPLRQIAVNAGLEGGVVVEHVRNLEAGHGLNAANGEYVDLLAAGIIDPAKVTRSALQNASSIAALFLTTEAVVADKPEKTPAAPAGPGGGDMDF, translated from the coding sequence ATGGCCAAGATGATCGCGTTCGACGAAGAGGCGCGCCGCGGCCTCGAGCGGGGCATGAACCAGCTCGCTGACGCCGTCAAGGTGACCCTCGGCCCCAAGGGCCGCAACGTCGTGCTCGAGAAGAAGTGGGGTGCCCCCACCATCACCAACGATGGTGTGAGCATCGCCAAGGAGATCGAGCTCGAGGACCCCTACGAGAAGATCGGCGCCGAGCTGGTCAAGGAGGTCGCCAAGAAGACCGACGACGTGGCCGGTGACGGCACGACGACGGCGACCGTCCTGGCCCAGGCCCTGGTTCGTGAGGGTCTGCGCAACGTGGCCGCCGGCGCCAACCCGATGGCCCTGAAGCGGGGCATCGAGGCGGCCGTGGCCAGCGTCTCGGAGGAGCTGCTCAAGCTCGCCAAGGACGTGGAGACCAAGGAGCAGATCGCCTCCACCGCCTCCATCTCGGCTGGTGACACCAGCGTCGGCGAGATCATCGCCGAGGCGATGGACAAGGTCGGCAAGGAAGGCGTCATCACCGTCGAGGAGAGCAACACCTTCGGCCTGGAGCTCGAGCTCACCGAGGGCATGCGCTTCGACAAGGGCTACATCTCCGCGTACTTCATGACCGACCCGGAGCGTATGGAGGCCGTCTTCGACGACCCGTACATCCTGATCGTCAACAGCAAGATCTCGTCGGTGAAGGACCTGCTCCCGATCCTCGAGAAGGTCATGCAGTCGGGCAAGCCGCTGCTGATCATCGCCGAGGACCTGGAGGGCGAGGCCCTGGCCACCCTGGTGGTCAACAAGGTCCGTGGCACCTTCAAGTCGGTCGCCGTCAAGGCGCCGGGCTTCGGTGACCGCCGCAAGGCCATGCTCACCGACATCGCCATCCTCACCGGTGGTCAGGTCATCAGCGAGGAGGTCGGCCTCAAGCTCGACGCGACCGGCCTCGACATGCTGGGCCGCGCCCGCAAGGTCGTGGTGACCAAGGACGAGACCACCATCGTCGACGGCGCCGGTGACGCCGAGCAGATCCAGGGCCGGGTGAACCAGATCCGGGCCGAGATCGACAAGAGCGACTCCGACTACGACCGGGAGAAGCTGCAGGAGCGCCTGGCCAAGCTGGCCGGCGGTGTTGCGGTGATCAAGGTCGGCGCGGCCACCGAGGTCGAGCTGAAGGAGCGCAAGCACCGCATCGAGGACGCCGTCCGCAACGCGAAGGCCGCCGTCGAGGAGGGCATCGTCCCGGGTGGTGGCGTCGCGCTGGTGCAGGCCGGCAAGACCGCCTTCGACAAGCTGGACCTGACCGGCGACGAGGCGACCGGCGCGCAGATCGTCAAGATCGCGCTGGACGCTCCGCTGCGGCAGATCGCCGTCAACGCCGGCCTCGAGGGCGGCGTGGTCGTCGAGCACGTCCGCAACCTGGAGGCGGGCCACGGCCTCAACGCCGCCAACGGCGAGTACGTCGACCTGCTGGCCGCGGGCATCATCGACCCGGCCAAGGTGACGCGCTCGGCGCTGCAGAACGCGTCGTCGATCGCGGCGCTGTTCCTCACCACCGAGGCCGTCGTGGCGGACAAGCCGGAGAAGACCCCGGCCGCCCCGGCTGGCCCGGGTGGCGGGGACATGGACTTCTGA
- a CDS encoding DUF4031 domain-containing protein — protein MLYLDRPGWPSRGRLWSHLISDVSYAELHAFAEALGAPRRGFDRDHYDIPAERFAMAVWLGARLVPSRELVRLLREAGLRRPKHLARAATPDRSARPVPGAGSPGPAAPTAGPSAAGGTARAGRAAR, from the coding sequence ATGCTCTACCTGGACCGACCCGGCTGGCCGTCCCGGGGCCGGCTCTGGTCCCACCTGATCAGCGACGTCTCGTACGCCGAACTGCACGCCTTCGCCGAGGCGCTCGGGGCTCCCCGGCGCGGCTTCGACCGCGATCACTACGACATCCCCGCCGAGCGGTTCGCCATGGCGGTCTGGCTGGGCGCCCGGCTGGTGCCCAGCCGGGAGCTGGTCCGGTTGCTCCGCGAGGCCGGCCTCCGCCGCCCGAAACACCTGGCCCGGGCGGCTACGCCGGATCGGTCAGCGCGGCCAGTTCCCGGTGCAGGTTCGCCCGGGCCGGCCGCTCCCACAGCTGGGCCGTCGGCGGCAGGCGGAACAGCGCGGGCAGGGCGAGCAGCCCGCTGA
- a CDS encoding S8 family serine peptidase, which produces MAIGPPFPAGPPVSHPAATPRSGPWPVVATVLAGCWIVAVTVPAQLGGWLADQVLLGFGRDRVAWLWPAASLLTVLLVGTPALLVALLPRSAAVRAAGRAWLAGVLVLGALGLLRAVPPVHHEAYLAGLAATAALAAVVLRGLARRQPPSAPDAGEAGRSERPSRLRPSAVTLLAVAGGLALLLPWAWLGALGGLLETVLAALSAAALGAVAGVLLDARFWSRFALGEPPRPARLVLVGGLVAGVALLLLAAGTGQSGAQLPALFTLPPAGFALAALYAAARRQHTAEAVPAGATRWLVGLAVFGPLAFTDPEEITLLLVGTRDVPFWVAVATGAGLAVALLVAAAYGMLLARPRGRAPSRRTAAVTAAVLLAALVGVDLGPGQPGLHGERLFVVLREQADLSDLPSAPAGRAGRDARAGEVYRRLVATADRSQTDLRRDLTRLRLRPTPYYLVNAIEVDGGPAVRAWLDRRPEVARVLVSQRLRPLPAPAGITRGTDPAPTGPEWNIRRIGADRVWSDLGVTGAGVVVGSSDSGVDGRHPALAQGFRGGDDSWYDPWDGTRAPTDQGGHGTHTVGSAVGRDGIGVAPGAQWVGCVNLDRNLGSPGHYLDCLQFMLAPFPTGGDPFTAGRPERAPDVLTNSWGCPGIEGCDAGVLRPATAALDAAGIFVVAAAGNTGPWCASIDDPPAPYPDVLTVGAVDDRDRVATFSARGPVPGATKPDVLAPGVGVRSAMPGGGYATLDGTSMATPQVAGVVALMWSADPALVGDLPRTRQLLRETATPAQPTYRSGDPADACGGPANVTGAGLVDAYAAVRAARG; this is translated from the coding sequence ATGGCGATCGGCCCCCCGTTCCCCGCTGGTCCGCCCGTTTCGCACCCGGCGGCGACCCCACGGAGCGGCCCGTGGCCGGTGGTGGCGACCGTGCTCGCCGGCTGCTGGATCGTGGCGGTCACCGTGCCCGCCCAGCTCGGCGGGTGGCTGGCCGACCAGGTGCTGCTCGGCTTCGGGCGGGACCGCGTCGCGTGGCTCTGGCCGGCGGCGAGCCTGCTGACGGTGCTGCTGGTCGGCACGCCCGCGCTGCTGGTGGCGCTGCTGCCCCGGTCGGCCGCGGTCCGGGCCGCCGGCCGCGCCTGGCTGGCCGGCGTCCTGGTGCTCGGCGCGCTCGGGCTGCTCCGGGCCGTCCCGCCCGTGCACCACGAGGCGTACCTGGCCGGGCTGGCCGCGACGGCCGCGCTGGCCGCGGTGGTGCTGCGCGGGCTCGCCCGACGGCAGCCGCCGAGCGCGCCGGACGCCGGGGAGGCCGGGAGGAGCGAGCGGCCGAGCCGATTGCGGCCGAGCGCGGTGACGCTGCTGGCGGTCGCCGGCGGGTTGGCGCTGTTGCTCCCCTGGGCCTGGCTGGGCGCGCTCGGCGGGCTCCTGGAGACCGTCCTCGCCGCGCTGTCCGCCGCCGCACTCGGTGCGGTGGCCGGCGTGCTGCTCGACGCCCGGTTCTGGTCCCGGTTCGCGCTCGGCGAGCCACCCCGGCCGGCGCGCCTGGTGCTGGTCGGCGGGCTGGTCGCCGGGGTGGCGCTGCTGCTGCTCGCCGCCGGCACCGGCCAGTCCGGCGCCCAACTGCCCGCCCTGTTCACCCTGCCCCCGGCCGGCTTCGCCCTGGCGGCCCTGTACGCCGCGGCCCGCCGGCAGCACACCGCCGAGGCCGTGCCGGCGGGCGCGACCCGCTGGCTGGTCGGGCTCGCCGTGTTCGGCCCGCTGGCGTTCACCGACCCGGAGGAGATCACCCTGCTGCTGGTCGGCACGCGGGACGTGCCGTTCTGGGTGGCGGTCGCGACCGGCGCCGGGCTCGCCGTCGCGCTGCTGGTCGCCGCCGCGTACGGGATGCTGCTGGCCCGGCCGCGTGGCCGCGCCCCGAGCCGCCGGACGGCGGCGGTCACGGCGGCGGTGCTGCTGGCCGCGCTCGTCGGCGTGGACCTCGGGCCGGGGCAGCCGGGACTGCACGGCGAGCGGCTGTTCGTCGTGCTGCGCGAGCAGGCCGACCTGTCCGACCTGCCGTCCGCCCCGGCGGGTCGGGCCGGCCGGGACGCCCGGGCCGGCGAGGTCTACCGGCGGCTGGTCGCCACGGCCGACCGCAGCCAGACCGACCTGCGCCGGGACCTTACCCGGCTGCGGCTGCGCCCGACGCCGTACTACCTGGTGAACGCCATCGAGGTGGACGGCGGGCCGGCGGTGCGGGCCTGGCTCGACCGCCGACCCGAGGTGGCCCGCGTGCTGGTCAGCCAGCGGCTGCGCCCACTGCCCGCCCCTGCCGGGATCACCCGGGGCACCGATCCCGCGCCCACCGGCCCGGAGTGGAACATCCGGCGGATCGGCGCCGACCGCGTCTGGTCCGACCTGGGTGTGACCGGCGCCGGCGTGGTGGTCGGCAGCTCGGACTCCGGGGTGGACGGTCGCCATCCGGCGCTCGCCCAGGGCTTCCGGGGCGGCGACGACTCCTGGTACGACCCGTGGGACGGCACCCGCGCCCCGACCGACCAGGGCGGTCACGGCACGCACACGGTGGGCAGCGCGGTCGGGCGCGACGGCATCGGCGTGGCGCCGGGCGCCCAGTGGGTCGGCTGCGTCAACCTCGACCGCAATCTGGGCAGCCCGGGGCACTATCTGGACTGCCTCCAGTTCATGCTCGCCCCGTTCCCGACCGGTGGCGACCCGTTCACGGCCGGCCGCCCCGAGCGCGCGCCGGACGTCCTCACCAACTCCTGGGGCTGCCCCGGGATCGAGGGCTGCGACGCGGGCGTGCTCCGGCCGGCCACCGCCGCGCTGGACGCCGCCGGGATCTTCGTGGTCGCCGCGGCCGGAAACACCGGCCCCTGGTGCGCCTCGATCGACGACCCGCCGGCGCCGTACCCGGACGTGCTGACCGTGGGCGCGGTGGACGACCGGGACCGGGTCGCGACGTTCTCCGCCCGCGGGCCGGTCCCCGGCGCCACCAAGCCGGACGTGCTGGCCCCCGGGGTCGGAGTCCGCTCCGCGATGCCCGGCGGCGGGTACGCCACGCTCGACGGCACGTCGATGGCGACACCGCAGGTGGCCGGCGTGGTGGCGCTGATGTGGTCGGCCGATCCGGCGCTCGTCGGCGACCTGCCCCGGACCCGGCAACTGCTGCGGGAAACGGCGACACCGGCCCAGCCGACCTACCGCTCGGGCGATCCGGCGGACGCGTGTGGTGGGCCCGCGAACGTCACCGGAGCCGGCCTGGTCGACGCGTACGCGGCCGTCCGCGCCGCCCGCGGGTGA
- a CDS encoding GNAT family N-acetyltransferase yields the protein MDPEITVGELASDLAPAVARLCAAALDLPEDAAEAGIIVAALWPRAAADRPVVALGAYRAGELVGALLGSMSAADPRLGHVDLVAVAPEHRRRGAGRALLTEAERRLADRGAAEVLLAGNPPYYAWPGIDVRYTPAVCAASALGYRQDRTAWNMTADLSYDGSPALRSTEAAEARLAGQGVTVRRAEPADVPALAAFARSTFGGAWDAELTESVGRPEAGCHLAERGGAVLGFAAYGSSRPSWFGPMGTAPAAEGSGIGGVLLRRCLRDQRAAGLTSAQIGWVGPVPFYSGSAGARIERVFFLYRKSLEN from the coding sequence ATGGACCCGGAGATCACCGTCGGCGAACTCGCCTCCGATCTGGCGCCGGCCGTGGCACGGCTCTGCGCCGCCGCACTCGACCTGCCGGAGGACGCGGCCGAGGCGGGAATCATCGTGGCGGCGCTCTGGCCGCGGGCCGCCGCCGACCGGCCGGTGGTCGCGCTCGGCGCGTACCGGGCCGGGGAGTTGGTCGGGGCGCTGCTCGGCTCGATGTCGGCGGCGGACCCCCGGCTCGGGCACGTCGACCTGGTCGCGGTCGCGCCGGAGCACCGCCGCCGGGGCGCCGGCCGGGCGTTGCTGACAGAGGCGGAACGGCGGCTCGCCGACCGGGGCGCGGCCGAAGTGCTGCTGGCGGGAAACCCGCCGTACTACGCGTGGCCGGGCATCGACGTCCGGTACACCCCGGCGGTCTGCGCCGCGTCGGCGCTGGGCTACCGCCAGGACCGGACGGCGTGGAACATGACCGCCGACCTGTCGTACGACGGTTCGCCGGCGCTGCGGTCGACGGAGGCCGCGGAGGCGCGGCTGGCCGGGCAGGGCGTCACCGTGCGCCGCGCGGAGCCGGCCGACGTCCCGGCGCTGGCGGCGTTCGCCCGGTCCACGTTCGGTGGCGCGTGGGACGCCGAGCTGACGGAGTCGGTCGGGCGGCCCGAGGCGGGCTGCCACCTGGCCGAGCGGGGCGGTGCGGTGCTCGGTTTCGCCGCGTACGGGTCGTCCCGACCCAGTTGGTTCGGCCCGATGGGCACCGCGCCGGCCGCGGAGGGCTCGGGGATCGGCGGGGTGCTGCTTCGCCGCTGCCTGCGGGACCAGCGGGCCGCCGGGCTCACGTCGGCACAGATCGGCTGGGTCGGGCCGGTGCCGTTCTACTCGGGCAGCGCGGGCGCCCGGATTGAGCGGGTGTTCTTCCTCTATCGGAAGTCACTGGAGAATTGA
- a CDS encoding metal-dependent phosphohydrolase — protein sequence MGDLLDRWRNAAVGAGATGAADPADAGEELLRRWREPHRHYHTVDHLTAVLDAVDAYAGLAGRPDLVRLAAWCHDAVYDPRAAGDANERASAELAGRLLAGLGVPPDAVAEVSRLVLLTAGHAVAPDDVDGALLCDADLAVLAAPPPAYDRYAAAVRREYAHVPEPDFRAGRARVLSGLLALPALFRLPPTAQLWERPARANLHRELAALTDPA from the coding sequence GTGGGCGACCTCCTCGACCGGTGGCGGAACGCGGCCGTGGGAGCCGGGGCGACCGGCGCGGCCGACCCGGCCGACGCCGGCGAAGAGCTGCTGCGCCGGTGGCGGGAACCACACCGGCACTACCACACGGTGGATCACCTGACCGCCGTGCTCGACGCCGTCGACGCGTACGCCGGGCTGGCCGGTCGGCCGGACCTGGTCCGGCTGGCCGCCTGGTGCCACGACGCGGTCTACGACCCGCGGGCCGCCGGCGACGCCAACGAGCGGGCCAGCGCCGAACTGGCCGGGCGGCTGCTCGCCGGGCTCGGGGTGCCGCCCGACGCGGTGGCCGAGGTCAGCCGGCTGGTGCTGCTCACCGCCGGGCATGCGGTGGCCCCGGACGACGTCGACGGCGCCCTGCTCTGCGACGCCGACCTCGCCGTGCTGGCCGCCCCGCCACCCGCCTACGACCGCTACGCGGCCGCCGTGCGGCGCGAGTACGCGCACGTGCCCGAGCCGGACTTCCGCGCCGGCCGGGCCCGGGTGCTCAGCGGGCTGCTCGCCCTGCCCGCGCTGTTCCGCCTGCCGCCGACGGCCCAGCTGTGGGAGCGGCCGGCCCGGGCGAACCTGCACCGGGAACTGGCCGCGCTGACCGATCCGGCGTAG
- a CDS encoding FAD-linked oxidase C-terminal domain-containing protein, whose translation MAASPLLDDLRAALGESAVLTDPDLLRMHERDEADLCAAGSPLVVTRPRTTEEVVAVVRAAARHGVPVVPQGARTGLAGAANALDGAVVLSTVAMDEIREIDPVSRIAVVQPGVVNAALAAAVAKQGLWYPPDPGSWESSTIGGNVSTNAGGMCCVKYGVTTEYVLGLEVVLASGEVLRTGRRTAKGVAGYDLTRLFVGSEGTLGVITEVTVALRPAPAESLTLVAVFPSTAAAGTAVAEIAARGLSPSLLELLDQTHLWAIEAYQPMGLRTDAQALLLAAADTGTRAADDLAALAEVCEAAGADEVYAATDAVEAAALLQARRLAHPAMEKFAADAYPGGNGGLVIDDVAVPRGALAALLDGVSRIAAECDVPIGVVGHAGDGNMHPNIVVDRADPASLERGRRAFDEIMRLGLELGGTCTGEHGVGLLKRDWLAREIGPVGVRVHQAIKAALDPTGLLNPGKVL comes from the coding sequence ATGGCCGCTTCCCCCCTCCTCGACGACCTGCGTGCCGCCCTCGGCGAGAGCGCCGTGCTGACCGACCCGGACCTGCTCCGGATGCACGAGCGCGACGAGGCGGACCTCTGCGCGGCGGGCAGCCCGCTGGTGGTCACCCGGCCGCGCACCACCGAGGAGGTGGTCGCCGTGGTCCGGGCGGCGGCCCGGCACGGCGTACCCGTGGTGCCGCAGGGTGCCCGGACCGGCCTCGCGGGCGCCGCGAACGCGCTGGACGGCGCGGTGGTGCTGAGCACCGTCGCGATGGACGAGATCCGGGAGATCGACCCGGTGAGCCGCATCGCCGTCGTGCAGCCGGGCGTGGTGAACGCGGCCCTGGCCGCCGCGGTGGCGAAGCAGGGTCTCTGGTATCCGCCGGACCCGGGCTCCTGGGAGTCCTCCACGATCGGCGGCAACGTGTCCACCAACGCCGGCGGGATGTGCTGCGTCAAGTACGGCGTCACCACCGAGTACGTCCTCGGCCTGGAAGTGGTGCTCGCGTCCGGTGAGGTGCTGCGCACCGGCCGGCGGACCGCCAAGGGGGTGGCCGGCTACGACCTCACCCGGCTCTTCGTCGGTTCCGAGGGCACCCTCGGGGTGATCACGGAGGTGACCGTCGCGCTGCGTCCCGCGCCGGCGGAGTCGCTCACCCTGGTCGCGGTCTTTCCGTCGACCGCGGCCGCCGGAACGGCGGTGGCCGAGATCGCCGCCCGCGGGCTCAGCCCGAGCCTGCTGGAGCTGCTGGACCAGACCCACCTGTGGGCCATCGAGGCGTACCAGCCGATGGGGCTGCGGACCGACGCGCAGGCGCTGCTGCTGGCCGCCGCGGACACCGGCACCCGGGCCGCGGACGACCTGGCCGCACTGGCGGAGGTCTGCGAGGCGGCCGGCGCCGACGAGGTCTACGCGGCCACCGACGCGGTCGAGGCGGCGGCGCTGCTGCAGGCACGCCGGCTGGCCCATCCGGCCATGGAGAAGTTCGCGGCGGACGCGTACCCGGGCGGCAACGGCGGCCTGGTCATCGACGACGTGGCGGTGCCCCGCGGCGCGCTGGCGGCGCTGCTCGACGGCGTGTCCCGGATCGCGGCGGAGTGCGACGTGCCGATCGGCGTGGTGGGGCACGCCGGGGACGGCAACATGCACCCGAACATCGTGGTGGACCGGGCCGACCCGGCCAGTCTGGAGCGCGGCCGGCGGGCGTTCGACGAGATCATGCGGCTGGGCCTGGAGTTGGGCGGCACCTGCACCGGGGAGCACGGGGTGGGCCTGCTCAAGCGGGACTGGCTGGCCCGGGAGATCGGGCCGGTCGGCGTACGGGTACACCAGGCGATCAAGGCCGCGCTGGACCCGACCGGCCTGCTGAACCCCGGAAAGGTGCTCTGA